GCGATTGCGCCTGACGCAGCAGATTGAGCAATTTTTTCCCCCTCTTCCTTAGCTGCTGTTGCCTGCTCAATTAATGTGGGGGCAGCTATAGCTGTTCCTGCTGCGGTTAATGCGTGTCCCAAAAAACTTCGTCTGGAAGTTTTTTTCCGCTTTTCTTCATGGTGTTGCATTATAATTTCTGAAAATTACCCTGATACTTTCTGTACTAATTGGGCTGGTATCTAAAATTTTTAGATATATTTATCTCTATATTGTTCTCTGGTGCTAAAAATTTAACACTTTTGTTTGAATTTTTCCACTTTTACGTCTCATCAACCTGGTGTTACCATTTATTCAATCAATATTCTTTTGTTTTTAACCATATTCTGATGGCAGAATTATTAAGCTATTAAGTTATTTTACGGGTGCATACATAGTTAACGGCTGCCTTGTCTCCTAATAATTTAAGTTCTGAAACCTCTCCACGAGGATTTGCAATATTATTTCTTCTAATCAACTTATCATTTTTATCAAACCAAGCAGTTTTATACACTCTGTAATCATCTTTTCTATTACAATTAACGGATCTAAAAGAAATAGCTTTATAAGCTAAAACAGATTGATTACCACGTTTCATCGGCACAGGATTGTCAAATTGTAAGCTTGCCCAAAAATAACGTAATGGTTTACCACTTAAAACAGAAGCTTCATTAACAAAATATACGCCAGAAAAACCACTTTTATCATTGGGAACTGTTAATATCCTTACCCAAAGCGTAGGTACTTTAGCTGAAACGCTAATACTATTTAAGAAAGATGTTGCTGTGATTAGCCCAACAGTTAAACCTATAAACTTGTGCATTTAGCACCCCTAATTTTTGTTTTTCACAGAAAGATTATAAGCATGAAAATGTGCTTGGATGCAATAGAAGAAGTAATTTTAATGTTTTAGTAAGTGATGGTATTTATATCTCTAAGTTTGCTAAGTGCGATCGCAAATTTATTGCCTTAGTCATAGGCTGTACTTACTATAGCTGTGCCAGTATGGTCAATACCAGTAAAAAATCTGTTTTTGAGCCAAAAAAACATCAAACTGGCTAAAATTAAGGTATAAAGGGCAAAAAGTACCAAAAATGGCGATCTCAGCAGTTAATCCTTATCTAGAAGAAAACTTTGCTCCAGTAAGCACAGAAATTACAGCCGAGAAACTCATAGTAATTGGTGAACTTCCTCCTACATTATCGGGGATGTTTGTCCGCAATGGCCCTAATCCCCAGTTTCCCCCTATTGGAAAGTACCATTGGTTTGATGGGGATGGGATGTTGCATGGGGTGCGTATTAGCAATGGTAAGGCTTCTTACTGCAATCGCTATGTACGCACTAAGGGATATCAGATTGAACACGATGCAGGTCACGCAATTTGGTCGGGTTTATTAGAACCACCACAGCCTAATAATCCTTATGGTGCTTTCAAGAATGTTGCTAATACTGCTTTAGTATGGCACGCGGGGCAGATGATGGCAGTCTGGGAGGGGGGAGAACCCCACGCGATTAAGTTGCCTGATTTAGATACAATTGGCGGTTATACATATAATGGCAAGCTGAAATCTGCTTTTACTGCACATCCCAAGGTAGACCCTGTTACTGGGGAAATGATGTTTTTTGGCTACTCGCTATTTGCACCACCATTTGTTAAATATAGTGTGGTGTCAGCAGAGGGTGAATTATTGCGGACTGTACCCATTGATTTACCAGTGGGTGTGATGATGCACGATTTTGCGATTACTGAAAATTACACGATATTTTTAGATTTGCCGTTGACATTTCGCCCTGAAAGAATGCGGCGGGGACAGCCAGCTTTTATGTTTGAGAGCGATCGCTCTAGTCGTTTTGGTATTGTCCCTCGTCATGGTGACAATAGCAATATCCGGTGGTTTGAAAGTCGTCCTTGTTTTATCTTCCATACTCTCAATGCTTATGAGGAAGGGGATGAAGTTGTTTTGCTTGCTTGTCGCATGGGTTCTACTACCGTCTTAATGTCGGATGTTCAACCAGGTGAAACTGAGGGAGAAAGCGCCCGTCTGTACAAATGGCGGTTTAATCTTAAAACTGGTGAAGTACGGGAAGAAATGCTGGATGATGTGGCATCAGATTTTCCCCGTGTGAATGAAAATTTATTAGGACGTAAGACGCGCTACGGCTACGCAGCTAAGTTTACAGCTAGTGCAATTCCCTTATTTGATGGGGTAATTAAGTATGACTTTAGCAGTGGTAAGTCTGAAACTCACACTTTTGGACAGGGGCGTTATGGTGGTGAGGCTGTGTTTGCACCCCGTCCTGATGCTACGAATGAAGATGATGGTTGGCTGATTACTTTTGTTCATGATGAGGAGTCAAATACTTCGGAATTAGTGGTAATTAATGCCGAAGATATGAAGGGTGAACCAGTGGCGCGTGTGATTATTCCTCAGCGTGTTCCTTATGGTTTTCACGGAATTTGGATTAGTGAGGAACAGTTGGCTGCTTCTGTTTAATTATTTGGGAAACCCCACCCCCCTGCCCCCTCCCCGTTAACAGGGAGGGGGAAATGAGTTTTGAAATATAAGATAATGGGGGTGCGATCGCTTAATTTAGTAAAATTCTTACACAAACCAATTTTTAGAAAATTAACCGCAGATAAACGCAGATAAAATTCCTGATTTTTGCAATAACCATAAGTTTAATTATTTGAGCAACTAAAAAGTTATGACTCCTACAGATGTACGCTTATGGACAGTAGATGAGTATCATCGGATGATTGAAACTGAAATTTTGACGACTGATGATCAAGTTGAACTTATTGCAGGGCAAATTATCCAAATGAGTCCCCAACAACCACCCCACGCAGCAACTACCCAATGTGCATCTGACTATCTGAGGGAATTAATCCCAGATCAAGCTATTATCCGCGTGCAGTTACCTATTACTCTGCGTCCTAACTCAGAACCGGAACCAGATATTGCTGTAGTTCGTATTAACTCTAGACGATACCAAGATAATCATCCTACAGCCGATGATATTTTTCTACTAATAGAAGTAGCAGATAGTACACTCAATAGTGATCGCAAGTTAAAATCACGCGTTTATGCTCAAGCTAATATCTCTGATTACTGGGTATTAGATGTTAATAACAGACAGGTTTATGTCTTTCGCCAACCTCAAGATGGGAATTATAAGCAAGAAATTATATTAAAAGAGAATGACACAATTTCACTGTTGGCTTTTCCAGAAATTACAGTCCAAGTTGCTCAACTTTTCCCGTAATATTTTGGTGATTGGGGACTGGGTACTGGTGATTAGGAAATGTAGAGATATAACTAGCTGATTAATAAAAATAATGGCTGAAAGTCGGATTAAAATTGCTAAGGATAAAGCAGATTTAGTACAAGAATTAACTGTCGCACCTGGAACAACGGGACCATTTCAAACTTATGCGGATGCGATCGCATTTTCCGCAGTTTTAGGCGCGAAGCACAAAAAGCGTATACCACTAGGGGAAATATCTCGCAAGGAACCAGGACCAATTGCGATCGATATTTTTATTTCTAGGGGTTACGATTTGGTGATTAAGTTACTGGCGATCGCAGAAACTAAAGATATCAATATTCTCTCACCTAATGATGTTGAAGTTGAGAATAAACGCATCCATATATTTGAAGAATATGCTAACGGTGGGTTGGAAATCTTGCGGGAAGAATTAAAAGGTGCGGTAGATTATACAGAAAGGCTTTTATTAATGTTAAGTTTACAACGGAATAAGCAAGAACAGCCGCAAGGAGAGTTTGATTTAAGTAGGTTTTTAAGTTGAATTATATATTCTTAAAGTTACGTCACCTGATCTTTAAGAAAAATTAAGAAAATTATCTATATTTGAGGGTGCTAATTTGGGTTTAAGAGATTTAAATATTCAGGATGAGTATAGGAGCGATCGCACTAATATTATCCAAGACTTCTACATTCCCTGTTTAGAGAATGCCACCCTCTACAGACGAGCAGTAGGTTTTTTCTCTAGCACCTCAATGGCAGCCGCAGCTAGGGGTTTAACGGCTTTAATTCGTGCTGGCGGTAAAATGCAATTGATAGCTTCTCCTAATTTATCGCCAGAAGATGCTGAGGCGATCGCTAGAGGACTGAAACAAAAAGAAGAATTAATTACAAGTAATATTATCCAAGAGTTAGAACAAGAATTTGAGGAAATTGTTAAGGATAGGTTGGCTTGTTTAGCTTGGTTATTAAGCCAGGGGGTTTTAGAAATTAAGCTAGCAGTCGCTAAGAATATTCGCCAACAAGGTATTTATCACGAAAAGCTAGGGATATTTGCAGATACAGATAATAATATTGTTGCTTTTACGCGTTCGGCTAATGAGAGTTCAACAGCGTTGATTAATAATTTTGAATGTATTGATGTCTTTTGTTCCTGGCATATAGGAGTAAAAGAACGTGCCTTAAGAAAAGCCGAGAATTTTCAAAAACTATGGGATAACGAGACAGAGAATGTAGAAATACTGGGGTTTCCAGAAGCAGCGAAGCGATCGCTCTTAAAATTATGTCCAGATCGCAAACCTGAAGGGGAACCAGGACTTGCAAACCAAACCAAACCACCATCGGTTTCTGAACTTAAAGGAAGTTATAGCCTAAATTCGCAAAAAATTAGTGATTTATGGAGGCATCAAATTGAAGCAAAAAATGCTTTTCTAGAGCATCGCTGTGGCATTTTGGAAATGGCAACTGGTACAGGAAAGACTCGGACAGCTTTAAAAATTTTGCAGCATTTAGTTGATATTCAAGCGATTAACTCTGCTATTGTCACTGCTCATGGTACTGATTTATTAGATCAGTGGGCAAAGCAACTCGATGGCGTAGCTAGTAACTTAAATCCTAAATTTCGGGTTTTAAAACATTACGATATCCATCACGACCGAGAAGAATACGATTTAGACCCAGAATACAGTGTATTGATCCTATCTCGTAGTGCTTTGCGTAATGTATTGCGATCGCTGCGCCGTCCCACTCGCAAGCGTCTATTACTCATTCATGATGAAGTACATGGTTTAGGTAGTCCTACCAACGTAGAAGCATTAGAAGGGTTATCTGAAGATATTATCTATCGACTTGGATTAAGTGCTACTCCAGAAAGAGAATACGACCAGGAAGGTAATGATTTTATTGAAAAAAATGTTGGGCAAGTAATTTATCGTTTTAATCTTGAGGATGCTATTAGTCGCGGCATTCTTTGTGAATTTGATTACTATCCTATTGAATATGAACTCTCAGATCAAGATCGTTTAAAGATTAGAGGTGTGCATAGTTTAAGGGCAGCAAGAGCAACGCAAGGCAACCCTATGTCTAATGAGGAATTTTGGACAGCATTGGCACGAGTCTACAAAACATCAGCCGCTAAGTTGCCATATTTTAAAGAATTTTTACAACAACATCATAAAATACTAGAGCGATGTATTCTATTTGTAGAAGATCGTCAATATGGAGAAGAAGTATTAAATATTATCCATAAGTATAGACATGATTTTCATACTTATTATGCCGAGGATAATAGGCAAAATTTAATAGATTTTGCTAGTAAGAAAATTTCTTGTTTAATTACTTGCCATCGTATTTCTGAAGGGATAGATGTTCAGTCTTTACGCTCAGTTGTTTTATTCTCATCAGCACGAGCTAAATTAGAAACAATTCAGAGGATGGGGCGTTGCTTGCGACGAGATCCCGCAGACCCTAATAAACGGGCAGTGGTTGTTGACTTTGTACGAGTTCAAGAGGAGAACAATCAGGAGCTAAACACCGATCAAATTCGTAAGGAATGGCTAACTAGCTTATCTAAAATTAAACACGAGTAAAGTTGAAGATGACTCTACACAAAAAAGTATATAATGCTGTTCACCAATCTGTTGAAAATCATAATCAATCTCCAAAAGTTGCTTTCAAAATAATTAATTGGTTAGAAAAAATCTCCGAAGGTAATGCTAATTTTGACGATAAAAAAGATGTTAAAGAAATGCTCAAGAAGAATATGAGCTAGCTTTAAGTAAAGATCAAAATATAGGCAGTAGATTAAAAGACATAAAGATTCAGCTTGAGGAGGCTAATAAAAAAGTTGTTTGGGCTGTGCAAAAGACAATTGCTCAAATGCGAAATCCGCACAATTTATTACCAGAATTTGGTGTAGCACTAAAGGAACTAAAAACTAATTTGGATCGGTTAAAACTGCCAACATCAACATCGCGGGAGTTTTTTCAAGAGTTGGCAGAAGAAGATGAGTGTGTTTGTGGTCGGACTATGGATGATGCTACTCGTCAGGCAGTGCGCGATCGCGCCATGAGGTATTTAGCTGAAGACGAAGTTGGTGTTTTAAATAGTATTAAATTAGATATTTCTACTTATTGCAGTGAAGCTCCAGAAGCGTACTATCAAGAATTTCAAACACAATTAGAACAGTTAGGGAAATTCATTAAGGAGCGGGGTATTATTGAAACGGAAATGCGCTCCATAGAAGAAGATCGTTTATCACAAGGAGATTCAGACTTTGAAAGTAAAAAGAAAAGATTAGACGAGTTACGCGAACAATTAAATTCATGTAATGAACGCTTGCAAGAAATTGAGCGATCACCACACAGTCAACCTAGTGAGGATACAAACTGTCTTAAAGAACTAGACAAACTCATTAAGAAAGCCGAAGCAGATGTAGCTGAAGCAACAGATACTTTGCGGCTTCAATGCAAAACATCTATTGTTAAAAGTATTATGGTAGAAGCGCACCAGCTAGCTAGAGAAGAACTGCGGCAATTAGTTCTTGAAGAAACCAACCAAACTATTACTCAGTTACTATCTAGAGATCCGATTATATTAGAAGATATCCAAGACTCGTTGCAACTACGGGGACAAGAGGGAGCAAGCGTAGGTCAAACTCTTTCTGTCAGTTATGCTTTTTTAGTAACTCTCTTTAATAGGAGCGATCGCCAACTACCATTTATAGTTGATAGCCCTGCTGGATCTCTTGACTTAAATGTCCGTTCTCAAGTAGCCCGTTTAATCCCTTGTTTAGGTAATCAATTTATAGCATTTACTATTTCTAGCGAACGACCTGGTTTTGTTGATGTGTTACATCAAGCTGCTAATCAACAAGTGCAATATTTAACTATTTTTCGTAAAACTGAGAAAATGAATGCTATATGGGAAAATGTTTCTCCAAATCTACTTCAAGAAACAGTTGATGGAGTGATTGTACAGGGTAAAGAATTTTTTGATCGCTTCGATTTAGATCGGGAGATTTAAATAAAAATGGATTTTCAATTGCGTAAAGATGCGCGTAAGTGGTTTAAAGATATTGAGAATAAGGAATATTATCCGACTTTATTTGATTTTTACTATCTTTGTTTAATGGTAGGCTTTGCTTCTGGAAGAAGAAATAGTCAATTAGAAACTAGAGATGTAGATAGTTTAGTCGAATATTTTCCTGGGGATTTTCGTTCTCGTGGCAAACTTTTAGTAGGTCTTTTGATTCATACAGAGCTATCTTATAGAGGCATAAATTTAGATGAGCGAGAAGCGGTTTACGAACGAGTTGCCAAACTTGTAGATCCAAACTCACCATCATATATGACTGATGAAGGAGTGAAGATTATGAATCACTACGCTCATGGTGGGTTTGATGCTTTATTTGAGTATTTCGGAGGCGATCGCCCTAGATCTATCGAAACTTTTATCAGAAAATATGCTCGTTGTATTAGCGATCTCAAACAGGATAAGAGCAGTTAGAAATAGATAGTTCATTGTATAGATTGAGCTTTAATCCCCAAAAATGGCATAAACTGCCATAATAAGAGTGTGAGATTGGGTAAGCGACCAGCATGAAAAGTATGAATATTTCTTTACCTGACTCAATGCGGGCTTATATTGAGGAACAGGTAGCAGAAGGCAATTACAGCACAGCTAGTGAGTATTTCCGTGAGTTAGTACGCCAAGATCAAAAGCGTAAGGCTCAAGAACGTCTGGAAACCTTATTGCTAGAAGGTTTAGAGTCTGGTAATGCCACAGCTATGACTGATGAGGATTGGCAAGATATCCGTACCTCTGTGCGTGAAAGAATTACCAAGCGTACTAATTCAAGTCAAGAGTGATGCGTGAAGTTAGCAAACGACCGCAGGTTATTCGTGATTTGATTGAATTAGCGACATATATAGCTGAAGATAGCTTGGATGCAAGCGATCGCTTTTTAGCCGCAGCAGAAATAACTTTTAAACAATTGGCTAAAATGCCGCAGATGGGTAAACTCAGCCAATTATCTCATCGTCAACTAGCTGATGTCCGCCAACAAGCTATAAAGGGATTTAGGAAATATCTTGTTTTCTATCGTCCTATAGAATCAGGAGTTGAGATTCTACGGGTAATTTACGGTATGCGGGACATCGAAGCTATCTTAGATGAAAATTTAGAAGAAGACGAATTTAGTTAACTAAGAACCGACGGCAAACCAACCTTTCTCGGTTCTACAAACTTGCCATTAAATCCCATCGCCTGATTTTCAATTGTTCTCGCATCTGCTACCGCCCTTCTAATTTCTGCCCTTTCCATATCATCATCAACTCCACCTAATAAATAAACTATTAATCTTGCTGCTAAATCTTTTCCTGCAACTGATACCCGCTTTTTATTCGGGTCATATAACACCCCATACCAAATAGATTCGGGAAATTCCATACCACTAAATCCACCATCTGCATCGTATTTCTGTAATTTATCGAAAATATCTTTTACAGATAACTTCTTTTTAAATACTAAAATTCCTAACGCCTGCGCTAAAGCAACTTGTCCAACTGGACGGAAAAGAATATTGCCATCGCCGCCGCCTTTTTCAAAACTAAAACGGCGTAATTCTGGTGTTTCTTCCCCACGTTC
This region of Oculatellaceae cyanobacterium genomic DNA includes:
- a CDS encoding carotenoid oxygenase family protein, whose protein sequence is MAISAVNPYLEENFAPVSTEITAEKLIVIGELPPTLSGMFVRNGPNPQFPPIGKYHWFDGDGMLHGVRISNGKASYCNRYVRTKGYQIEHDAGHAIWSGLLEPPQPNNPYGAFKNVANTALVWHAGQMMAVWEGGEPHAIKLPDLDTIGGYTYNGKLKSAFTAHPKVDPVTGEMMFFGYSLFAPPFVKYSVVSAEGELLRTVPIDLPVGVMMHDFAITENYTIFLDLPLTFRPERMRRGQPAFMFESDRSSRFGIVPRHGDNSNIRWFESRPCFIFHTLNAYEEGDEVVLLACRMGSTTVLMSDVQPGETEGESARLYKWRFNLKTGEVREEMLDDVASDFPRVNENLLGRKTRYGYAAKFTASAIPLFDGVIKYDFSSGKSETHTFGQGRYGGEAVFAPRPDATNEDDGWLITFVHDEESNTSELVVINAEDMKGEPVARVIIPQRVPYGFHGIWISEEQLAASV
- a CDS encoding DEAD/DEAH box helicase family protein: MGLRDLNIQDEYRSDRTNIIQDFYIPCLENATLYRRAVGFFSSTSMAAAARGLTALIRAGGKMQLIASPNLSPEDAEAIARGLKQKEELITSNIIQELEQEFEEIVKDRLACLAWLLSQGVLEIKLAVAKNIRQQGIYHEKLGIFADTDNNIVAFTRSANESSTALINNFECIDVFCSWHIGVKERALRKAENFQKLWDNETENVEILGFPEAAKRSLLKLCPDRKPEGEPGLANQTKPPSVSELKGSYSLNSQKISDLWRHQIEAKNAFLEHRCGILEMATGTGKTRTALKILQHLVDIQAINSAIVTAHGTDLLDQWAKQLDGVASNLNPKFRVLKHYDIHHDREEYDLDPEYSVLILSRSALRNVLRSLRRPTRKRLLLIHDEVHGLGSPTNVEALEGLSEDIIYRLGLSATPEREYDQEGNDFIEKNVGQVIYRFNLEDAISRGILCEFDYYPIEYELSDQDRLKIRGVHSLRAARATQGNPMSNEEFWTALARVYKTSAAKLPYFKEFLQQHHKILERCILFVEDRQYGEEVLNIIHKYRHDFHTYYAEDNRQNLIDFASKKISCLITCHRISEGIDVQSLRSVVLFSSARAKLETIQRMGRCLRRDPADPNKRAVVVDFVRVQEENNQELNTDQIRKEWLTSLSKIKHE
- a CDS encoding type II toxin-antitoxin system ParD family antitoxin, with translation MNISLPDSMRAYIEEQVAEGNYSTASEYFRELVRQDQKRKAQERLETLLLEGLESGNATAMTDEDWQDIRTSVRERITKRTNSSQE
- a CDS encoding type II toxin-antitoxin system RelE/ParE family toxin, whose amino-acid sequence is MREVSKRPQVIRDLIELATYIAEDSLDASDRFLAAAEITFKQLAKMPQMGKLSQLSHRQLADVRQQAIKGFRKYLVFYRPIESGVEILRVIYGMRDIEAILDENLEEDEFS
- a CDS encoding Uma2 family endonuclease, encoding MTPTDVRLWTVDEYHRMIETEILTTDDQVELIAGQIIQMSPQQPPHAATTQCASDYLRELIPDQAIIRVQLPITLRPNSEPEPDIAVVRINSRRYQDNHPTADDIFLLIEVADSTLNSDRKLKSRVYAQANISDYWVLDVNNRQVYVFRQPQDGNYKQEIILKENDTISLLAFPEITVQVAQLFP
- a CDS encoding DNA phosphorothioation-associated protein 4, with the translated sequence MAESRIKIAKDKADLVQELTVAPGTTGPFQTYADAIAFSAVLGAKHKKRIPLGEISRKEPGPIAIDIFISRGYDLVIKLLAIAETKDINILSPNDVEVENKRIHIFEEYANGGLEILREELKGAVDYTERLLLMLSLQRNKQEQPQGEFDLSRFLS